The following proteins come from a genomic window of Gynuella sunshinyii YC6258:
- a CDS encoding YjjG family noncanonical pyrimidine nucleotidase, which translates to MRLRPALPEINLKHQQHPADEWVNRIIMQYQWFLFDIDDTLYDHRGTEANALIKTFEDFGLEFQEEFRPVYQQINARLFTQMEQGHIDAATVQVQRFKDLFAQLELDFKPISQLSSHYLEQLALCSTILPGALDTVEQLAKNSRVALLTNGFTIAKHKQISISPLKPYIEHLFISEEIGYAKPSWEIFDYSFAKMGRPERSKVLMVGDSLQTDIRGGNRYGIDTCWINRNHLERSSDITPTIEIGDISQLPAALD; encoded by the coding sequence ATGCGACTTCGACCGGCGTTACCGGAAATCAATCTGAAACATCAGCAACATCCGGCTGATGAGTGGGTTAATAGGATTATTATGCAGTACCAATGGTTTCTTTTTGACATTGACGACACTCTGTACGACCACAGAGGCACTGAAGCCAATGCACTGATCAAAACGTTTGAAGATTTCGGTCTGGAATTCCAGGAAGAGTTCCGTCCTGTCTACCAGCAGATAAACGCCCGCCTGTTCACCCAGATGGAACAAGGGCACATAGATGCAGCCACTGTCCAGGTACAACGATTTAAAGATTTGTTTGCACAGCTGGAACTCGATTTCAAACCTATTTCGCAACTGTCTTCGCACTACCTGGAACAACTGGCACTATGCAGTACCATTCTTCCTGGAGCTCTTGATACCGTCGAACAACTCGCCAAAAACAGCCGGGTAGCACTACTGACCAATGGCTTCACGATTGCGAAACATAAGCAAATCTCTATTTCACCTCTCAAACCCTATATCGAACATCTGTTCATTTCTGAAGAAATCGGCTACGCCAAACCCAGTTGGGAAATATTTGATTATTCATTTGCCAAAATGGGCCGTCCCGAACGATCCAAAGTACTCATGGTAGGTGATTCCCTGCAAACCGATATTCGAGGAGGGAATCGCTATGGCATTGATACCTGCTGGATTAACCGCAACCACCTTGAACGCTCATCTGACATCACACCCACCATTGAAATCGGTGATATAAGCCAACTACCGGCTGCGCTCGATTAA